Below is a genomic region from Leifsonia sp. Root112D2.
CAGCCCAAGCGGGTGGCGATCTTCGCATCCAAATCGGATCACTGCCTGCTCGAATTGCTCTGGCGCCACCGGCGCGGTGAGCTTCAGATGAACGTCGTCATGGTGATCTCCAATCACCCGGATCTTGCCGAGGATGTGCGCCAGTTCGGTATTCCGTTCATTCATGTTCCCGTAGACCGGAACGACCGCTCGGTCGCCGAGCAGAGGCACCTGGAACTGCTGCAGGGAAACGTCGATCTCGTTGTGCTCGCGCGGTACATGCAGATCATCACCGGAGACTTTCTGCAGCGCGTCGGAGCGCCCGTCATCAACATCCATCACTCTTTCCTGCCCTCGTTCATCGGTGCGGGCCCTTATCAGAAGGCGAAGGACCGCGGAGTGAAACTGATCGGCGCGACGGCTCACTACGTGACGGAAGACCTCGACGAGGGCCCGATCATCGAGCAGGATGTCGTGCGAGCCACGCACGCGGACACCGCAGCTGATCTCACGCGGCGGGGGGCGGATGTCGAGCGCCAGGTGCTCGCGCGGGCCGTCGCCTGGCACTGTGACGATCGCGTGATGCGCGATGGAAATTCGACGGTGATCTTCTGATGTCCGCGATAATCATCGACGGCAAGCAGGTGGCTGCGGGCATTCGCGAGCAGCTCAAACACGAGGTCGCGGGGTTCGTCGCCGAGACCGGCATCCAGCCCGGTCTCGCCACGGTTCTGGTCGGCGGGGATCCGGCCAGTGAGGTCTACGTGGCGAACAAGCGGCGCTCTGCCACGGCGGCAGGCCTGGCCGATCTGCACGTTCATCTCGACGGCGCAGCGTCGTCGGACGAGATTGCGCAGACCATTCGTGAGCTCGGCGAGAACCCGGCCGTCTCCGGAATTCTTCTTCAGTTGCCGCTCCCGGGCGGCATGGATTCCGGCCCGCTCATCGATCTCATCGAACCGTTCAAAGACGTGGACGGCCTGACGACCACCAGCGCCGGGCTGCTGGCGCGGGGCAAGCCCGGGCTGCGCCCGTGCACTCCGAGCGGCGTCGTCGCACTGCTCGATTCCGCCGAGGTGCCGCTTGAGGGCGCAGAGGTCACGATCATCGGGCGCTCCGAACTCGTCGGTGCTCCACTGGCGCAGCTGTTGATTCAGCGGAATGCGACGGTCACCGTCGCTCACTCGCGAACGCGGGACCTGGCATCCGTCACTCGGAGGTCGGACATCGTCATCGCGGCCGCCGGAGTCCCCCGACTGATCGGCGAAGCGCACGTCAGGCCCGGTGCCGCGGTCATCGATGTCGGCATTCACCGCACCCCGCAGGGTCTTGTCGGTGACGTCGATTTCGAATCGGTGAGCCGTGTGGCCGGCTGGATCACGCCCGTACCGGGCGGGGTTGGCCCGATGACCATCGCCATGCTGCTGCGAAACACCCTGCTCGCCGCCCGCCTGCAACACGGCTGAACGTCTGGTGAGCGGATGCGTCACGCGCCTCTGTGAACGTGAAGCGGCCCGGCCGGGGGAACCCGGCCGGGCCGCGACTGCTTACGCTCTCGTCACTCCCACGAGGTGACAGTGGCGTAGCCCTTGCCGTTGTACTTCTGCACGAGCACCGTGGAGACGGCTGGCTGGCCATCCTTCGTGGTGTCGACCGCGGTGTCGGGCAGCATGAGCGGGGCCTTGTAGTTCGAGATCGAACGCAGCTCCTTCATGAAGTCGGCCCGCGTCGGCGAGGTCATCTTCTGGAAGACCTGGTCGAGCGTCGCGCCGCTGATGTAGCTCCACGCGCAGTGCGGGAACGCCGGAACGTTCGGGTAGTTCGCGTAGGTCTTCAGGTCGGACAGGAACGTCTTCATGTCCTCGTCACCCGCGAACGCCGGGCTTGCCGCCGCCTTGGAGAACGAGACCGAGTAGACCCCGGGGAACGCTGTTGCGTTGCCCGGCTTGAGAATCGCGTCAGGGCTCGACGTGTTCGACGGCAGGAACCAGCTGGGCTTCCAGTTCAGTTCCTGTGCCTTCTTCAGCGATGAGATCACGAGCGGCGTGATGGACATCGCGTTGAAGAACACATCGGCGCCGGTGGCGGCCAGCTCGGTCAGCTGTCCATCCACCGAGCTGTCGGTGGCCTCGTAGGTGAGCTCCTTGGCGATGGTGATGTT
It encodes:
- the purU gene encoding formyltetrahydrofolate deformylase; the protein is MPTSNPVKQSADSSSARADHIRLLVSGQDGPGIVAAVSTILRSFDANIVSLDQYSTDPSGGRFFQRTEFHLEDFSAVRLDLEKQLEESLGTQLGLSWKLSPADQPKRVAIFASKSDHCLLELLWRHRRGELQMNVVMVISNHPDLAEDVRQFGIPFIHVPVDRNDRSVAEQRHLELLQGNVDLVVLARYMQIITGDFLQRVGAPVINIHHSFLPSFIGAGPYQKAKDRGVKLIGATAHYVTEDLDEGPIIEQDVVRATHADTAADLTRRGADVERQVLARAVAWHCDDRVMRDGNSTVIF
- the folD gene encoding bifunctional methylenetetrahydrofolate dehydrogenase/methenyltetrahydrofolate cyclohydrolase FolD; translated protein: MSAIIIDGKQVAAGIREQLKHEVAGFVAETGIQPGLATVLVGGDPASEVYVANKRRSATAAGLADLHVHLDGAASSDEIAQTIRELGENPAVSGILLQLPLPGGMDSGPLIDLIEPFKDVDGLTTTSAGLLARGKPGLRPCTPSGVVALLDSAEVPLEGAEVTIIGRSELVGAPLAQLLIQRNATVTVAHSRTRDLASVTRRSDIVIAAAGVPRLIGEAHVRPGAAVIDVGIHRTPQGLVGDVDFESVSRVAGWITPVPGGVGPMTIAMLLRNTLLAARLQHG